Within Cnuibacter physcomitrellae, the genomic segment CGCCTGAGCGTCGGCCGGGGTCTGGGCGTTCGGGAACCAGGCGCGGGCGAAGCCGTAGGGCGCCGCCTCGGTGACGTAGTCGCTCTCCGGGACGAACTGCACGAGGTAGCTGCCCGCGGGGACCGGGAGCTCGTAGCTCCCGTCCTGCTGCACGGCGGCGCTGCGGTAGCCGCCCGTCCCGTCGGCGAGCCTGGCCTGCACGATGCCGGGCACGGTGTCGCCGGATGCCGTCACCATCCGGCCCGAGATGGTGCCGCCGTCGACCGGGGCGGCGGTCGCGACGGAGGCGCTCCCCACCGCGAGCGCGACGCTCGCGATCACCGCGGCGACCGCCCCGGCCAGCCCTCTCCTCGCCATCGTGAGTCTGCGCACGTGCCCCACCCTTCGTCGTTCCGCTCGGAGGCTAGCAGCGGCCGACGTCATCACCGGGGCGGGGGTGAGATAGCCGCATCCGCCGGTTTGCACTATTCAGCGGAAAGTGTAAAGTTGCACTCGATGAACGAGAGTGCACTCACCCTGCGAGACGAGCGGAAGGCCACGACCTCCCGGCGCCTCAAGGAGGCTGCGCGCGCTCTCACGGCGGAGCGCGGGCTCTCGGGCTTCACCATCGAGGAGCTGTGCTCGGAGGTCGGAGTCTCCCGCCGCACCTTCTTCAACTACTTCGCCTCGAAGGAGAACGCCGTCATCGGCATCCCCATCGACAGCGATCGCGAGGCCATCGAGCAGGCCTTCGTCGAAGCCGGTCCCACCGGGCTCGACTCGATCCTCGACTACCTCCTCGAGCTGCAGATGGCACGCTGGGCCACCGTCGACCTCACCCACGACGACGTGCGCGACCTCTTCCAGGCCTTCGAGCGCGAGCCGAAGCTGCTGCAGGTCGCGCTCCGTCTCGCGGGCGAGGGCGAACGCGACGACATCGCCCTCGTCGAGCGGCGCGAGGCGCTGCCCGCGGGCGACGTCCGCGCCGCGACCGCCGTGCAGCTCTTCGGTGCGCTGCTCCGTGCGAGCGTCGAGGAGATGTTCCGGGCCCACGAGGGCAGCTCGCCCGACGACCTCCGTGCCCTGCTCCGCCGACGACTCGAGGTGGCGCGTCAGCTGCTCGCCTGACCGTCATCGCGGTGCCCGCCCACCGCATCCGCCCGTCTCACCGTTCCCCGCATCCCTCGCCCCCTCCCCCTCTTCTCCTCTCTTCTCCTCCCGAAACGGACACCATGACCGCCACCGCCCCGGCCCCGCTGCTCCTGACGAAGCGGCGCATCTGGATCATCTTCAGCGCCCTCATCGCGGGCATGCTCCTCTCCAGCCTCGACCAGACCATCGTGTCCACCGCGATGCCCACGATCGTCGGGCAGCTCGGCGGCGTCGAGAACCAGGTGTGGATCACCACCGCCTACCTCCTCGCCACCACGATCGTGATGCCCATCTACGGCAAGTTCGGCGACGTGCTCGGGCGCCGCAACCTCTTCCTCTTCGCCATCGCGCTGTTCACGCTGGCGTCGGTCGGATGCGCGTTCGCGAGCGACTTCTGGATGTTCGTCGTGTTCCGCGCCATCCAGGGCCTCGGCGGCGGGGGACTGATGATCCTGTCGCAGGCGATCATCGCCGACATCGTGCCCGCCAACGAGCGCGGCAAGTACCTCGGCCCGCTCGGCGGCATCTTCGGCCTCTCGGCCGTGGCCGGCCCCCTCCTCGGCGGCTTCTTCGTCGACCACCTCACCTGGCAGTGGGCGTTCTACATCAACATCCCGGTCGGGATCGCGGCGTTCGTCATCGCCCTGGTCGCGCTCACCCTGCCGACCAAGAAGGCCACGCAGCCGATCGACATCCTCGGCGTCCTGTTCCTCTCCGCCGCGACGACGTGCCTCATCTTCTTCACCGACTTCGGCGGCAGCAAGGATCACGGGTGGGGCGCCATCGAGACCTGGGCCTGGGGTGTCGGGCTCGTCGTCGCCGCCGCACTGTTCGTGTTCACGGAGGCGCGCGCCAAGGACCCGATCATCCCGCTCAGCCTGTTCAAGAACCCGATCTTCGTCAACGCGACCGCCATCGGGCTCACGCTCGGCATCGGGATGTTCGCCGCGATCGGTTTCATCCCCACGTTCCTGCAGATGTCGTCGGGCACGTCGGCCGCCGCGTCCGGTCTGCTGATGCTGCCGATGATGGTGGGCCTGCTCGGCACGTCGATCGCATCCGGCGTCATCATCACCCGGACCGGGAAGTACCGGCTCTTCCCCATCCTGGGAACGCTCATCACGGCGGGGGCGATGGTCGCGATGACCACGCTCGCGGCGACCACCCCGGTGTGGCTGATCTGCGTGTACCTGTTCTTCTTCGGTGCGGGCCTCGGCCTGATCATGCAGGTCGTCGTCCTCGTGGTGCAGAACGCCGTCCCCGCGGCGCAGATCGGCGTGGCGACGAGCTCGAACAACTACTTCCGCGAGGTGGGCGCCGCGCTCGGCACCGCGGTGTTCGGCACGATCTTCACCACCCGCCTCAGCGAGAACCTCACGAGCGTGTTCACCCAGGCCGGCGCCTCAGCCGCGGACGCGTCGCAGGCCACCGCGACCCTCGACCCGCAGGCGCTGAACCAGCTGCCCGAGGCCGTGCACCAGGGTGTGGTCGACGCCTACGCGGATGCGCTCGCCCCGGTGTTCTGGTACCTGCTGCCCTTCATCGCGGCTGCGTTCGTGCTGTCGCTGTTCCTCAAGCAGATCCCGCTGCAGGACGTGTCCGGGCTGGTGGCTCGCGGCGAGGCCATCGGCGGCGAGGAGGCGGAGCGCCTCGAGGCCGAGCAGCGCGCCGCTCGCCTCGGCGGAGCGGCCCCGGCCGCTGGGTCCGCAGCCCCGGCGGGGTCCGACGAGCCCGCCGTCCCGGCCGGGGAGCCGGCCCGCGAGCCCGCCGAGCGCGAGTAGCTGCCGCCTCGACACCGAATACGTGGAAGCCCCGCCGTATACGCGGGGCTTTCCCGTATTCGGTGTCGACGTGAAGCCCTCCCGGCCGCCTGCCGAGCGAGATGCCCGCCGTTCATCACGAGATACGCGCAAGCTCGACGAATACGGCGTCGCTTGCGCGTATCTCGTGATGAGCGACGCGCATCCGGCCCGTTCAGCCGCGGTGGGAGGCCACGTTGACGACCGTGCCGTCGGGGGCGCGCACGAAGAAGCGGCGGATGCCCCACGGCTCGTCGGTCATCGGATACACGATCTCGAGGCCGCGGCGCTGAGCGTCGGCGTACGCCTCCTCGACGTCCGACACCTCGACGCTGACGTCGACGTCGCGCACCTTGGCGTCCGCAGCGGTCGGATCCGCCACGATCACCTGGGTCGTCTCGACCTCCGGCGACCTCAGCATGAGGAACCCCGGTTCGTCCATCCCGGGCGTGAAGCCGAGGAAGCCGACCCAGAAGCCGCGGCTCTCGCCGAGGTCGTCCGTCCTCACCACGGGGATGGCCCTCCTGATGCTCATGGCGCGGACTCTACTCCGGGAGCCGCCCGCGCCGGTACGGTGGGAACGCGCCCGCTCCTCGCGCGGCGATCATCGCCTTCGAGGAGGACGTCCCGTGAGCACCGCACCCCGCCCCGTCTCGGGCACGCAGCACCGCCTCGAGTCGCACGGCTACGCGCTCGACATCGCGAGCATCGGGGCGACGGTGCGCCGCGTCACCCACGAGGGCCGCGATCTGGTCGTGCCGTTCGAGGCCGATGAGCTGCGTCCCGCCTACCGTGGGGCGGTGCTCGCGCCGTGGCCCAACCGCGTGGTCGACGGCCGCTATGACTGGTATGGGACGGAGCACCAGCTCCCCCTCACGGAGCCCACCCGCGGGCACGCCCTGCATGGCCTCGCCTCGTGGCTCGACTTCTCCGCCATGGAGGTCGCGCCCGACGCGCTCACCCTCACCGCCGTGGTCGAGCCGCAAGCGGGCTACCCTTTCCGCGTCGAGGTGGCGGTCCGCTACCGCCTCGACGCCGACGGACTACACACCACCGTCACGGGCACCAACCTCGGTACCGGTGTCGCACCGTTCGGCACCGGCCCGCATCCGTACCTCGTCGCCGGCGACAGCCCGCTCGACGAGTGGACCCTCTCCCTCCCCGCGGAGACCGTGTTCGAGGTCACGCCCGACCGCCTCGTTCCCGCCTACCTCGACGCAGTAGCGGAGGCGCGGGGCGGCGCGTTCGACTTCCGGTCCCCTCGTGTGATCGGCGCCACCGAGATCGATCATGCGTTCACCGACCTCGTCCGCGATGACGCGGGCCATACGACGGTGTCGGTGACGGATACGGACGGCCGCGGCGTCGCCATGACCTGGGGCATAGATTGTGCGTGGGTTCAGATCCACACCGCCGACCTGCTGCCCTCGCAGGGCCTCACCCGTCTCGGCCTCGCCGTGGAACCGATGACTTGCCCGCCCGACGCCTTCAACCTGCTCATCGATGTCATCGGCCTCGCCCCCGGCGAGTCCGGATCGGCCTCCTGGCGCCTCCACGCCCTCGGCTGAGCCAGCGCCCGGCCTGCCAGAGGGCCGACGTGGCCGGGCTACGCGACGTACTCCTCGCGAAGAGCACCTTCCATCGCGTCGGCGATGTGGATGAAGTCGCGGTCGCTGTGCAGCACGATGGCATCGTTCGCCACCGCGTACGCGGCGATCAGGCAGTCGAATGCGGCGGCGGCCCGCATCCGACCGGTCGTCCACAGGGCTCGCTGGATGTCGAGGGCCACCTCGGCGCTCGGGTGCACGGAGGCGGCGAGGAGCGCCGACATGTCGGCACGGAGGAGGTCGTACTCATCCGGTGTCCTCGCCGAGTGGCAGTACTCGAGAACCTGCGGCGGGCACGTGATGATCAGGTGCTGGGGCGACAGCTCGCGCAGCCGAGAAGCGATCCGCGGGTTGCGGCCCGCCTTCTGCCAGACGCTGTTGTCGACGAGGTAGACGCTCATCCCGCCCGGCGGTCGGTCGCGGCGGGCTCGACCGTCGGCGCATCGATCTGGTCGTCGTCGAAGCGACGACCGATGATCGTCTCGACGACCGCGGCCTGACGCCGTACGGCGATGAGCGTCTTCAGCGCGATGTCGACCGTCTCGCGATTGCTCGATGCGCCGAGCAGCCGTCGCGCGGTGCTCAGCTCGACGGGGTCGATGTCTATGGACGTCACTGCCACCTGTACTCCTCCCGCCTATATAAGACGCTATACAAGCGGGAGGAGCAGGGTCAAGGGTCAGTCGCCGTGGCGGAGGCGACGGCGGCGGAGGCGCCAGGTGAGGGCGGCGCCGACGGCGACGAGCGCCGAGGCGGCGAGCAGCGCGCCGGGGAGGGCGAAGCCGGTCGAGGCGAGGTCGCCCGAGTTCGACCCGCTGCCCGATCCGGAACCCGAGCCCGATCCGGAGCCACCCGAGCCCGAGCCCGGACCCGTCCCGGGGCCGCCGGGGGCTCCGGGGCCGCCAGGCTCGCCCGGGCCGCCGGGACCGCCGGGGCCGCCGGCCGCGGTGACCGCGAAGGTGGCGCGGGCGAGCTCGGCGCCGGCCACGGAGGCGACCACCGTGTAGTCGCCGGCGGCCGCGCCGGCGGCGACGGGGAGGTCCGCCGTGAACGCGCCAGCCGCGTCCGTGTGCGCCGTCGCGGAGCCGAGGTCGGGCGCGGTCGTCAGCGCCACGTCGACGTCGGCGGGGAAGCCCGACCCGGTGACGGTCTGCGTCGAGCCTGCGGCGACCGAGGGGGAGCCCACCGCGAGCGCGGGCGTCGGCAGGGCGTCCGGCGAGAAGGTCACCGTCGCACCGGACGAGACGGAGCGCGTCGACACCGGCACCGTGAGGGTGCGCGTCGCCGCGTCGTACGTCCAGCCGGCGGCAGGCGCCGCGGCGGCAGCACCGGAACCAGCCGACGCCGCAGGCACCGCGACCCCGTCCACGAGCACCGTGACCGGCGCATCGACGTCGGAGAACTCCGCCGTCCAGGTGCGATCCGACACCTGCCCGGCGAACGAGCCCGACGCGGGAGCGATGGCGAGCGTGCCGCCCGCCCCCTGCTGCGTGTACGTGACGGCGGTCGTCGCCGACTGCACCACGTCGGCCGCGCCGCCGTCGTCCTCGTAGAGGTCGAACGACCCGTCCGCGCCTGCGGCGACGGAGAGGGTCACGTCGGTCAGCGGGGCCGACGCGTTCGGCACGTTCGCGCTCCGCGAGGGGACGATGCCGCCGGCGCGCACGAACACGGGCATCCGGTCGAGGCCGGTGGTGACGGTGGCGGTGGTGCCCCCGGCGTGCACCTCACCGGTGAACCAGTCGACCCAGTCGTCGCCCGCCGGGAACCAGACGGTCGTGTCCGCGGTCGAGCCCGGTGTGGTGACGGGCGCGACGAGGATGTCGGATCCGTACAGGTACTCACGTCCGGCCTGGCCGTACGCCTCCTGCTGGTCGGGGTACTGGAGGTAGAGCGGGCGCGTCACGGGCACACCCGTCGACTGCGCCTCGGCGGCCAGCGTGTACGACAGCGGCACGAGGTTCTCGCGCAGGTTCAGGAACTGCGACGCCGACGCATCCGCCTCCTCGCCGTACTGCCAGGGCAGACGGTCGCTGTGGTTGCTGTGCAGCCGGTCGATGGGCTGGAACGTGCCGTACTGCACCCAGCGGGCGTAGAGGTCGTCGGCGAGCTGGGTGCTGTCGGGCTCGGCGCCCGGATGCGTGTCGCCGCCGGTGTGCCCGCCGATGTCGTGGCTGATGGCGCTGAGGCCGGTCGCAGCCGACTCCCCGGGCGTGTACCCGATCTGCGCCGCGAGCATCTGCCACGTCGAGACGGTGTCGCCGGTGAAGTGCAGCGTGGTCCGCTTGTCGGCCCACGGTCCGGTCGGCACCGGCTGCGGGTTGCCGTAGCCGCCCGCCGTCAGCGAGCCGTACGCCCGGGAGAACGCGAACCCGCGACCGTCGAGAGCGGCGGAGGTCTGGTTCGCGTACTGCTGGTTGATGAAGGCGTCCGGGGTCACGCCGGGCTGCGAGTACTGCGACCCCTCGCTGCAGCACCAGTCGAGCCACCACAGGTCGACCCCCTGGTCCTGGATGTCGGTGTGCAGGTCGAAGTACGCCTGCAGCTGCGCGGGGTCGGACCAGTCGAAGAGGTACTTGTCGCCGCTCTGGGTGAGCGCTCCGTTCGCCGTGGCCTGCGCGGCGGGGAACTTGGGGTCGTTCGCGCCGATCGTGGGATGGATGTTCAGGGTGTTGTGGATGCCCCGCGACTCGAGCTCGGCGAGGAAGGCCGCCATGTCGGGGAACCGGGTCTTGTCGACCTCCCAGCCGTTCCACTTGTCGGGCGACTTGTAGTCGGTGTCGACCGCCATCAGGTCGACCGGCACGCCCTCCGCGGCGAAGCGGTCCGCGATGCCGAGGAACTCCTCGTCGGTGCGGTCGTAGTACTCCGAGTACCAGACGCCGTACGCCCACTGCGGCAGCAGCATCGACGGTCCGGTCAGCTGCGCGAGCTCGCCGAGAGCGTGCTCGTAGTCGGTGCCGTAGGCGAAGAGGTAGCCGTCGGCGTAGTCCGCTCCCCCGTGGTCGCGCTGCGTGATGACCTCGGTCGCCGGGTCGTACAGGGCGGAGGCGGTGTCGTCGACGAGCGACCAGCCGTCCTGGTAGAGCAGGCCGGGGTTCGTCTTGACCGAGCCGTTCGCCGTGTCGAGATCGCGGCGGTAGCCACCGAGGGCGGCGTGGGGCGCGAGGACCGGCGAGTCGGATGCGGTGACCGCGACGGTGTCGACGTTCAGCTGGCAGCTGTCCCCATCCGGGCAGCCGAGGGTGACGTCGTTCGCACCGGCGGCGAGGTCGACCGGGACGGAGACGGTCTGCCAGTAGTCCCACCCGCTGGTGGCGGGCAGGTCGGCGGTGGTCGCCGCGGCGGAGCCGACCTGCACCGACACGGGCCGCGACGTGGGCTGCCCGTTCGCGTAGCGGATCTGGAGGGCGTAGGTCCCCGCGGCCGGCACGCCGGTGACGTGCAGGGTCTGTGAGGCCCCCTGGCCGAGGCCTGCGACGAAGGCGTCGCCGGAGAAGCCGTTGTGGTCGGTCGCCGGCACGGCGCCGCCCGCGAGCGTCGAGGTCTCGGCCTCGCAGACGCTGCCGAAGGCGCAGTCCGCGGCGGCGGGCGCGGTGACCGCACCCGGGTAGTCCGATCCGCGGGTCACCACGGCGAGGCTGTCGACGTTGACGTTGCCCGAGTCGCCGGCGGTGCGCTCGACGCGGACGGTGTGCGCCCCGGCCGTGAGGTCGAGCGGCGCGGTGGCGAGCGCCCAGGTATCCCAGCTGTCGGTGGGCGTCAGCTCGAGGGTCTGCGCGGCCCCGCCGTCGACGGTGACCGTGACCGTGCGGGTGGCGAGGGAGCCGTCGCCGGGCCGGTTGTTCGCGTAGCGCAGCGTGAGGTCGTACGGGCCGTCCGTGTCGACGGTGGTGTCGAACGAGAGCGAGTTGCCCACGGCCTCGAACCCCGCGACGAAGCCGCCGCCGGTGTAGCCGGTGTGGTTCTTCGCGATCCCCAGCCCGTCGAGGGTGAGCGACTCGGCCTCGCAGAGCACGCCGACCTCGCACGAGGGGGCGCTGTCGTCGGGCCAGGGCGCCGCCGTCACGTCCTGCCCGGTCGAGGTCGTGAGGGAGAGGGTGAGGTTGTCGGGGCCGAAGTCGCCCGACCCCTCCCGGTACCGCACGACCGCGCTGCCGGTGTCGATCGTCAGCCAGCCGTCCTCGGTGGAGGTGGTGAACTCCGCGGGAGCGAAGTCGCCGCGACCGATGACGTTGAACGTGCCCGCGTCGTCGAACCGTCCGTCGCCCGCGTACTCCGTGCGGATGAGGGTGGGCGAGAGCACCTGGAAGCGCGCGTCGCCGGAGATGACCGTCTGCGATGCGGCGACCTCGCCGGGAGCGGCGGCGGGTGCCGCCACGGCGGCGCCCGCGGCCCCCGCGGTGAGCGCGCCCGCGGCCAGGCCGAGGAGTGCGGCGGCGGAGGCGCCGAGGCGCATCCGATGACGGCTGCGGGGTGAGGACTGCATACTTCTCCCTCGAAGTGGTGACATGCGGTGTGGTCACTCAACAGCATCCGGGGCGATGTGTCAACGTGAGACACACGATCGGGATCCGCGGCGGCGGCGCCGAGCACGTCCACCCTCTCCGTCACAGTGCGTAACCGCATTCGTCTTCCGCACCGAGGCGATGCTCTGATCGAGGGATGATCTCGCTGCGGAACCTCCGCAAGACCTACGGGCGCGGCCCCGGCGCCGTGCGCGCCCTCGACGACGTCTCCCTCGAGGTGGCAAGGGGGGAGATCTTCGGCGTCGTCGGCCGCAGCGGCGCGGGCAAGAGCACGCTCCTGCGGACCGTCAACCTGCTCGAGCGCCCCGACTCCGGCTCGGTCGAGGTGGACGGGGTCGAGATGACCACGCTCGACCAGGCCGGACTGCGCCGGGCCCGCCGGTCGGTCGGCATGGTCTTCCAGCACTTCAACCTGCTCTCCAACCGCTCGGTGCAGCAGAACATCGAGTTCGCCCTCGAGGCCGCCCGCACGCCGCGCGCCCGTCGCCGCGCTCGTGCCACCGAGATCCTCGAGCTGGTGGGCCTCGAGGGCCGCGGCGGCTCCTACCCCGCGCAGCTCTCCGGCGGTCAGAAGCAGCGGGTGGGGATCGCCCGGGCACTCGCCGCCGAGCCCACCGTGCTGCTGAGCGACGAGGCGACCAGCGCGCTCGACCCGGAGACGACCGAGTCGATCCTCGACCTCATCCAGAGCATCAACCGGGAGCTCGACCTGACCGTGCTGCTCATCACGCACGAGATGGAGGTCGTCAAGCGCATCTGCACCTCGGCCGCGCTCCTGGAGGACGGCCGGATCGTCGAGCAGGGCGCCGTGACCGGGCTCATCAGCACCCAGGGATCGCGCCTGGCGAGCCAGCTGTTCCCGCTCGCGGCCCCGCAGCCCGACGACGGCCCCACGGTGATCGACATCACGTTCTCCGGCGGCACCGCCGACCGGCCCGTCATCGCCCGGCTCGCCCGCGACCACCAGCTCGACGTCAGCATCCTCGGCGCGGTCGTCGACCGCATCGGCGGCACTCAGGCGGGCCGCACCAGGCTCGCCCTCCCCGTCGCGGGCACCGCGGCCGACGCCGTCATCGCGGACCTCCGCGGCCAGGGGCTGCTCGTCGACGTCCTCAAGGGAGGCCGGTCATGATCGACTACGGTTCACCGACGTTCTGGAGCGATCTCGTCGAGGTCCTCCTCAAGGGCACGCTCGAGACCCTCTACATGACCGGGGTCGCGACGCTCCTCACGATCCTCATCGGGCTGCCCCTCGGCATCCTGCTCGTCGGGACGGAGAAGGGAGCGTTCCTCGAGCACAGCCTCGGGCCGATCTGGGTCGCCCGCACGGTGAACCGCGTCCTCGGGTTCATCGTCAACGTCGGCCGGTCGGTGCCGTTCATCATCCTGATGATCGCGCTCATCCCCCTCACCCGGCTCATCATCGGGACCTTCGTCGGGACGACCGCGGCGATCGTGCCGCTGACGATCATCGCCATCCCCTTCTTCGCCAGGATGGTCGAGATCGCCGTCAACGACGTCCCCACCGGGCTCTACGAGACCGCGGACTCGCTGGGCGCCACGAAGTGGCAGCTCGTGCGCCGCGTCCTCCTCTCGGAGGCGCTCCCGTCGATCCTGCTCGGCGTCTCGACGACGATCACCTCGATCATCAACTTCTCCGCGATGGTCGGGGTGGTGGGCGGCGGGGGCCTCGGGAACGTCGCCATCACCTACGGCTTCCAGCGCTACAGCTGGATCCACATCGTCTTCGTCGTCCTGATCCTGTTCGCGATCGTGCAGATCGTGCAGTTCGTGCTGACGAGGATCGCCACCGCCGTGTCCCATCGGAGCACCACAGCAGCACTGCCGAAGGATGCGGAGCTCACCATCAACCCCGCACAAGGAGTAGCCACATGACCATCCGATCGACCCTCCTCCGCGCCGGCGCCGCCCTGGCGACCGGCGCCCTCGCGATCAGCCTCGCCGCCTGCTCGGGAGCCAGCGGCTCGACGGGCTCCGGCTCGGGTTCCGGCTCGGCCGACGGGAGCCTCGGCACCGTCAAGGTGGGCGCGCTCGCCACCCCGGCGGGCGACATCCTCAAGTGGGTGCAGGACAACCTGGCCGAGGAGGCCGGCCTCACCATCGAGTGGACCGAGTTCACCGACTACAACACCCCGAACCCGGCCCTCTCCGACGGCAGCACCGACGCGAACCTGTTCCAGAACGCGACCTTCCTGAAGACCTACAACACCCAGTCGGGCGGAGACCTGGTGAGCGTCGGCGAGGTCTACCTGCCCGCCGCCGGCTTCTACTCGGACAAGTTCGACAGCGCGGATGCGCTCCCGAACGGCGCGAAGATCGCCATCCCGAACGACCCGACGAACGAGGGCCGTGCACTGAAGCTCCTCGCCTCCGAGGGCCTCATCACCGTCTCCGACGACGTCACGAACCTCGACGGCATCACCGACAACCCCAAGGACTTCCAGTTCACGGAGATCGAGAACGCGAGCCTCGCGCTCGCCGTGCCCGATCAGGACGCCGCCTTCGTCACGGCGACCTTCGCGCTCCCCGCGGGCCTCACGGAGGACCAGGCGATCATCCTCGAGAACACCGACTCGAGCTACTACAACGTCCTCGCCACGACCCCGGCGCTCGAGAGCGACCCGCGCATCCAGAAGCTGTACGAGCTGCTGACCGACCAGCGCACGAAGGACTACATCACCCAGACCTGGAAGGGCCTCATCGTCCCGGTCGAGTGACGCGCGACCGCCTGGCGCTCCGCGCCGCATCCGCCGAACAGCGAGAAGGCGCCCTCTCCCCGCACGGGAGGGGGCGCCTTCTCGCTGCTGGGCGTGGGTCGACGCTCAGCTCGTGAGGTTGACGCCGCCGGTCTGGACGCCGGGGTGGTCGCGCTCCAGCGCGGCGCCCTCCATGTCCACGTTCGGGATGATGCGGTCGAGCCA encodes:
- a CDS encoding MetQ/NlpA family ABC transporter substrate-binding protein, translating into MTIRSTLLRAGAALATGALAISLAACSGASGSTGSGSGSGSADGSLGTVKVGALATPAGDILKWVQDNLAEEAGLTIEWTEFTDYNTPNPALSDGSTDANLFQNATFLKTYNTQSGGDLVSVGEVYLPAAGFYSDKFDSADALPNGAKIAIPNDPTNEGRALKLLASEGLITVSDDVTNLDGITDNPKDFQFTEIENASLALAVPDQDAAFVTATFALPAGLTEDQAIILENTDSSYYNVLATTPALESDPRIQKLYELLTDQRTKDYITQTWKGLIVPVE